ATCCTTTTTTTCCTACTACACTCATTTTTTAGTCCTGCATTTTCCCCCCTCTCATGTGTTTTGGATTCCTTCAattccaaacagaccctaattTTTTATTCCTGCATTTTTCCCCTCATGTATTTTGGATTCCTTCGTTCCCAACACCCTAAATAACATGGACTAAGAGGGTGACTCGATAGTGCATTGAATgaactaaaaaaaatatatgggcCATTTTCGAAGTTGATTGACATAAGTGACATAGGGGTCTGCATTTTGCTCAAAACACGATGTTCCCAAAAGTTGCAAATCTTCACGTTACGGTCACGAGAACACCCCGtcaaagtttaacacctgtcacattggatgtttggatactaattaggagtattaaacataggctaattacaaaactaattgcatagatggagtataattcgcgagacgaatctattaagcctaattagtccatgatttgacaatgcggtgctacagtaaccatttgctaatgatggattaattaggcttaatagattcgtctcgcgaattaggatagggttctacaattagttttataattagctcatgtttagtcctcctaattagcatccgaatatccgatatgacactgttaaagtttagcacctcgtatccaaacaccccctaatagaCATTGCTGTTACGAAGGACAGCTTGCAGGTTGCAACTGCCCCAAAACCCTGGCAGAAACGACTAATTATTCCACAAGAATTGTTACAGGTAACACCATACAATTGAAAAACCTCTCTTCATTACCCTTTCCGGTCTCCAGCAATGAATATTTTGTACATACGAACTATTGCTAAGAAACAAATAACTTGCTATATTGGTTACCATGAAACTGGCTAATTAGGGGATAAATGAACCATCCTGCCATCTGCTAGAATGAACTGGGATCATGTAAATCTAAAAGGACTAGGTCTAAAGAATGCAAAATCAATGGTGACCCTAGTTCAGTCTAATGGTTGTTACGGAACCTGGTGCCTTGATGTTGGCCTAGACGCCGCATCAGATCTGCTTGAAACTTTTACCATTTGACTAACCTGACTGTCAGAATGTTTGGCCAAATTTCCAATGTCAACACCAAATAGTTTCTTAGTAGTGTTCCAAGTTAGGTCAGAATTGCTGGCTTGATTTCTTGAAGGAGTGATTAAATTGGACGAACAACAATTCAAAGACGATGATGAACTGCACTCAGAGGTCAATCTAAATGGACTATCAGTATTCTGTAGAAGCCCATGATCGGTAAACATCCTGTCCTTGCCATGCTCTTCTTTTATTCTAGAATTGAGATCTACATAATTATTCTGGATTCCATACTCTTGGAGGAATCCAGCAAGCTTTTGAAGGTCACGGCAACCATCTTGACTGCCACCAAATCCGGAAACAACATTGACATCAATTGCTGAACCTGAAAATTCTGTGCTTTTACCTGAGTCCATCTTTCTCTTCTGCACATTACCAGATGGGCAAACTAAACCTAGGTGGTCCTGTCCCCAAAGACACACTGCAGTCTGATCACCCTCCAAAGCTGCTACAAGAGTATTAAGCTCATCCATGCTATATCGAAAGAATGCGATTTTCCTCTCCATTTCACATGAGCAAAGAATGTTTGTATGGTTTAAGCAAGCGAAGCGGTTTGGTGAGCACTGGCAACTGATAGCAGACATGTGGAGATCATAAAAGCATGAAAAGCACTCCCGGTCAGTGGAATCATAATCCTTGTCCATCTTCTTACTTTTcaaattaccattcacctcccTTGCTGCACCCTCCATTGTAACTCTTGTCTAAAATAGAAAAATACAAATTAAGACCGTGTTAATTCTTTAAGAACAGATAATAAGTTCCAGTATTAGCGAGATGCAAGCTACTACCTTAACTGCACTTGTCAAGACACCATCTTTTCCACATGTGTTCAGCCATCTGTATTTCCCCTCATCAATATTGCAATTGAAAAGGTTCATCCATAGTTGTTTGACAGCTTCTTTTGCAGTCTTCAGTAGTAACTTGTCATGTGATATTGATGTCTTGCGATGCTGCTCTCTATAGAGCTCAACAGCGTACTGTCCATGGGGCAGCCAATCCACAGGAGCAATATTTACTGCCTCCGCACAGTTGAAACCAGAGTTGAATCCAGAATGGTATGCTCGTGGTAGTGTCAGAACGAATTCACCTGGCTTCTGAACAGCACGATAAACAGAAACTCCTTCTGATTTTAGAACAGATGGAGATAACTGCGTGACCTGCTCCAAGAAAATTTAGAATGAAACAGGATGAGATAAAGAAGTTCTAGCACAGAAAGGGAAACCTTTCTCAGACAAACAATTCAAGAATATATGATCAACAATCCATATCTAACAACAAATTTTTCCCCTCATAATCTAGTAAAAAATCCTAAAACTTTTATGATCAACAACAGGCAATAATACCAAGTACGGCACTCATAACAAAAAGGCATAATGAACTGCATTAAATTTTAAGGCTTATTAATAGCTTCAGTAGTATTCGACTACGTTATTATGTCAGAACATCATGAACTAGTCAGTGGGTTCTGCAAATCAAATAACAGGAAAAGATGGTTACCAGCTCATGAAGTAGATCAGGCTGTTCTTCAAACAGTTTCGGTAAGTTATTTCTCATAGATTCTTCCAGCTTTACTGCTTCACCACCAGGAACACCATACCAAACTTTTGGTTCACCAAAATGCATGTAATTCAGAGAATAGAGAAAATGGTCTTCAACATGCTGCAGGAAAGTAATAAAAAGATATATGAGAACATACTCCACGAACAAAGATGTCATAGATCACTTACACACCAACCACCATATCAAGCTAATCCATACAGAGCACTGAACAGCATGCCCAGACTAAAACTATTTGTGTGGTCCAACCACAATATGGAAACAGATTAGCTAAGAATCATACCCAGCAAAATGAAGAGAAGCACATTCCTACATAAAGCCATGGAACTACAACACCAGATATATCCTCGTTTTCAAATGAGATAACAGAGCCAGGCAGCCGTGGTAGATTATTCAAGTTCCAACAAGAGGCACTATATGGATCCTGCTTATTTGCATCTGAAGATAATTTAGCAAACCCACTACCAAATGTTGCAGTGTCCAAATCGGCACCATAATCCACCTAAGCAGAGGAAATTTGATATCAGTAAAAATTTGATAAATACATAAGAACATAATCTACGTATAATATACCAACATACCTCAACTTCATCAGTAGACCCTACGACTATCCGCCAATATTCTCCCTCAATTTCCTCGACTGATGGTTCCCATATTTTTTTGTGGTTTTTAATTTCGGAAAGAGAAATTTCATCGCTCCCTTTCATTCCAAAATATTCCTGCTTGTAGTCATCCGCATATTTCTGAAACTCCTCTAATGTGAAATCAGAACCAGATTGAAAGCCAAACTTGTCTTCGGAGTCCACCCTAGAACTAGGACGCCTGTGGGTCATCCCAAATCGAagtctctttcttctctttcttttcctctgAATTCGAGgctgtgtttgtttctttatggGCTCCCTGTTTTGAAGCTTGTCAACCTGTTGAACTCGGGTATTGAACTCTGTAGATTCCCAGAAACTCTTCTCCTTCAGAGGGCACGGAGGTCTCCAAGAAGATGGTGGAATAATACGACatattccatatttttctgcTTGTGGACGAATGCTAGCAATGTACCCGATTGCATCCTTAAATTCCTATGAGAAAACAATATTATTCAAATGGTACTATAATGTTACTACTCCTTCCATTGGTTCTTTATCATTCCGTATATGAATTACTTTCTCTAACTCTGCTTGGAATTAACAAATTTAGAGTAATAATTCTTGCAAAAAACATTTCATTATCTAGTTTCTATATGTACAACCTTGATAGTTTTAACATACTAGTGTTCTAAATTTCAGAAAGTTCGAACACACAAAACCTAAATCATCAATAGAAATAACAGATTATAAAGCATATCCCGATGCACAGTTTGTAGCAGAAATATGTCCACAAACCTCTTCAGTTGGAGTGAAGATAGGGGCATCATCAATTTCAGGTCTCTGTGATTCACCTGGATGCCAGATTCCACATTTCTATCCACAAAAttgaagagaaagagagaaagcAGCATAAATTAGGCATATAATAatcaaataaatgttgggaGTTGGAAATGACAGATCTGAGCTAAATAATTTAAAGAATATCACGGTCTTACAGTTGTAGCTCTGTCAAAGCCTTCCTCGCAACTTCTTGATGGGCAGTGATCCTGAAACAACTAAAAGTTAGCCATCCCAGTGTGAACTTTCTCAGAAAAATATTCCACTAAGTTCAGAATGTGTGCAGAACTTTCTAACTAAACTTTTACATAATGCGTGATGATTCAATGATCAGAAATAGATAACTCTAGCAGTTGCCGTACATTATAAATTTGTTCAAATAATATAGTCTCAACTTGCATTTGAGCCCATAAACTTATTTGA
The genomic region above belongs to Setaria italica strain Yugu1 chromosome VI, Setaria_italica_v2.0, whole genome shotgun sequence and contains:
- the LOC101763305 gene encoding lysine-specific demethylase JMJ18 codes for the protein MVSSSVSSEEASPARRREKRRMLCGVAASPGPGATAAASLDHCPSRSCEEGFDRATTKCGIWHPGESQRPEIDDAPIFTPTEEEFKDAIGYIASIRPQAEKYGICRIIPPSSWRPPCPLKEKSFWESTEFNTRVQQVDKLQNREPIKKQTQPRIQRKRKRRKRLRFGMTHRRPSSRVDSEDKFGFQSGSDFTLEEFQKYADDYKQEYFGMKGSDEISLSEIKNHKKIWEPSVEEIEGEYWRIVVGSTDEVEVDYGADLDTATFGSGFAKLSSDANKQDPYSASCWNLNNLPRLPGSVISFENEDISGVVVPWLYVGMCFSSFCWHVEDHFLYSLNYMHFGEPKVWYGVPGGEAVKLEESMRNNLPKLFEEQPDLLHELVTQLSPSVLKSEGVSVYRAVQKPGEFVLTLPRAYHSGFNSGFNCAEAVNIAPVDWLPHGQYAVELYREQHRKTSISHDKLLLKTAKEAVKQLWMNLFNCNIDEGKYRWLNTCGKDGVLTSAVKTRVTMEGAAREVNGNLKSKKMDKDYDSTDRECFSCFYDLHMSAISCQCSPNRFACLNHTNILCSCEMERKIAFFRYSMDELNTLVAALEGDQTAVCLWGQDHLGLVCPSGNVQKRKMDSGKSTEFSGSAIDVNVVSGFGGSQDGCRDLQKLAGFLQEYGIQNNYVDLNSRIKEEHGKDRMFTDHGLLQNTDSPFRLTSECSSSSSLNCCSSNLITPSRNQASNSDLTWNTTKKLFGVDIGNLAKHSDSQVSQMVKVSSRSDAASRPTSRHQVP